A window of the Lactuca sativa cultivar Salinas chromosome 5, Lsat_Salinas_v11, whole genome shotgun sequence genome harbors these coding sequences:
- the LOC111908662 gene encoding protein RALF-like 33, giving the protein MSKFAGLLVICAVILVTHMIVLAFPAVEASSSGGDHGLGWLSTTTSTVGSRCRGSMAECLAEGADLEIDDMMDSETNRRILATNNRYISYGSLSKNNVPCSRRGASYYNCRSGGQANPYTRGCSAITRCRR; this is encoded by the coding sequence ATGTCGAAGTTTGCTGGTCTGCTCGTGATTTGTGCTGTAATCCTTGTCACCCACATGATCGTGCTCGCATTTCCAGCCGTTGAGGCTTCTTCAAGCGGTGGAGACCACGGTCTCGGATGGCTTTCAACCACTACCTCCACCGTCGGCAGCCGCTGCCGTGGATCTATGGCGGAATGTCTCGCTGAAGGCGCAGATCTGGAAATAGACGACATGATGGACAGCGAAACCAACCGGCGCATTTTAGCAACCAACAATCGTTACATCAGCTATGGTTCATTGAGCAAGAACAACGTTCCTTGCTCCAGGCGCGGCGCGTCGTACTACAACTGCCGTTCCGGAGGTCAGGCTAACCCTTACACCCGTGGTTGCAGCGCCATCACTCGTTGCCGCCGTTGA